Within Candidatus Thermoplasmatota archaeon, the genomic segment GTTTAACATATTTATGGTAATGGCCAAGTGCTATGTAATCAAAATCTTTTTTCAAGTATTGTGTTGGTATTATAAGCTCGTTGAACTCGTTCATGCTGAATTCTTTTATACCTTTAACACCACCGTGTGCAACAAGGATGTTGTAGTCTGATGATTTGTCTGTTTTAATTTTTTTTAGATTATCTTCGAACTCATTTTTTGTGACAGTTTGAGGCATAGCATGAATAACTATTTTTTCGTTGTTTATCTCAAAGGGTATTATCTCATAACATGAGTTGTAAACAGGGTAAACATTTTCGATGTGGTCTAGTATGCTAAAAATATGGCCTGTTTCCCTTAGCTTCGGGTGCTCGTGGTTACCAGCTATTACAACAAATGGTATCTCTCGTTTTGATAAACGCAATATCTGATGTATAGCAAAGGTTATAGCCCTGTTCGTTGGCCTAACAGAGTCGAATAAGTCACCAGCATGAATGATTAAATCCGGTTTTGATTTAAGAGCATAGTCGATAAACTGCTCAAAAGCATCATATGTGTCAACCTCACGTTGATTTAATCCTTCCTCGTTTACACGGCGATAGGCTGAATAGCCAAGATGCGTATCAGCAACATGTAAAATCTTCATCATATCATTTTCTACGAGCAAGTTTTAGAGAAACGATATCACATACAAGTGTGACAGCGTCAAGTGTCGGAGCAATAGGAGGAGCATAAGCTGTTTCAAGCTTCCTAAAAGTTTCTATATCCATACCAGCTAGGATAGCACATGCCAGTGTGTTAATCCTCTGTGCCACGTTATAACCAACCGCCTGCGCCGATAGTATTTTACCATCTTCCTGGTTTACAACAACCTTCAAGGTAATTGGTTTACCACCAGGATAATACTCTGGGAGAGACAAACCACTGAATTTACCTGATACAAGAGACTGGTTTTGTATATGATTCATGATTGGCCCAACAGCCGCTATCTCCAAACCAAAAAACTCTGATGTACAAGTCTGCAAAACACCATCAGGTAACTTATAGTCCCCGCCTGCTGCGTTTACACCAGCAGCTATACCCTGACGTACACCTATACTACCAAGACCTATAAGCAAAGGTTGTTTTGTAACAAAATCCTTGTATTCAGTACAATCACCAACAGCATAAATATTTCTCACTGTAGTTTCAGATTTATCATTTACAACTATACCACCAGTTTTACCTATAGTGCAACCAACGTTTTTAGCTAGCACAACATCTGGTTTACAACCAGTAGCTATAATCAAAAGATCTGCATCAATCTTTTTTTCCTCACCATTTTCATTGTTTCTCACAACAACTTTATTTATCTTATCCTCCCTACTTTCGACTTTTACAGCCAAGGAATTCAAATGCAGCGTAACATTGCTAATTAAATTCTTTAAAACGAGCTCACTCATATCCCCATCAAGAGTATTAGGCAATATACTAGATAGAGCCTCTACAATAGTTACATCCATCCCTTTTTTATGTAAACAATCAGCCATCTCCAAACCTATAAGACCCGCTCCAACAATAACCGCTTTTTTACCTTTTTTAACAAACAATGAAATCTGTTTCGCATCATCAATTGTACGAAGAATATGTATACCCTGAACCAATTTCCCATTTTGATATATATCCCGTATAGGGGGTAACCAGGGTTTTGCACCTGTAGCTATTATCAACGAATCATACGGCTGTTCCAATATCGCATCTGCTTTTTTTGCGACAACAACCTGTTTTTTAGTATCAATTTTCTCTACAGTTGTGTTCAAAAAAAGTGTTATACCTGCTTTTTTGAACCATTCCTCTGAAAACTCAATTAAATTGGTAAAATTTGGTATATCACCAGATATAGTATACGGTAAACCACACTTAGAATACTGTGGATAAGATCCTTTTTCAAAAACTGTGATCACAGCTTTTCTATCGGTTTTACGTGCAAACTGAGCAGCAGTACCACCCGCAGCCCCGCAACCTATCACCACTATATTTCTGTCTGAATTCAAACAAAAACCCCATTTTGTTTAATACCATCGTTTTTTTTAATGTTTTTGATTAATCCTTAAGTATCTAATCCAAATCAGATCTCATTTTTAAAAACAAAATTAACAAAACTAAAAAAAGAAAAACAATTAAAAAATAAAGCGAAAAATCGATTCCTTTTTCAGATTTCTTAGTAGAAATTTCTATTGGTGTTTCACCGTTAATCAACATATCACAATCTTTGTATATCTTTTCAAGAATATTTAAACCGTTTTTGTAATCCCCCTGTTTTATAAAATTTTTACCAACTATGTATCTCTCTTTTAGCTGAAAGGTTTTTATTCCAATTGAATCAGCTAGATCAATCTTTGTACCACAAATATCTAATGCTATATCTTCGATTTTATCTTTTACAACCGGGCATCTGTTAATTATTCTGGTGTTATTTACAAGAATATTCCTTATATTATCGAGACTGATAATGTAGTTTTTCTCCCATATTTTATCAATTATATCGACTAAATCTTGTTTATATTTCTGGTCAGTATTTTTACCTATTTCTAGCCATATCTCTTCTGTTAGATAAGCCTGTCTTTGCATACCAAGATCAACAGATGTTAAAAAGTCAGATAATAAGTTTACATCTTGTTTAGATGAAAAAGTATTAGCTATATCATAAACAACGTTCATTTCATTTAGGAAAACCTCTTCTGTTTTTTCAAAACTGTTAGACAGGTTATTATGTCCATATAATGTTAGTAACTCTAAGGATAGTTGTGCTGCTTCACCTTTTTCATATGGGTCGTAGATATCTGTGTTTGATATGTGAAATGGAACATATATAGAGGAACATGCGTGGTTAGGCGAGAACCATCCTTCACTAAATATTTGGTAGTTTTCCCTTGGGATTTTGTATATGGCAACAGCCTCGTATTTGTATGAGTCTTCGCACATTGGGCGTAAACCATCTAGATCATCCTTATGCAGTCTAGACCAATTTATCATGTCTCTAACTGTGATACTTCCATATTTTTGTTGTATGTGTTC encodes:
- a CDS encoding FAD-dependent oxidoreductase, producing MNSDRNIVVIGCGAAGGTAAQFARKTDRKAVITVFEKGSYPQYSKCGLPYTISGDIPNFTNLIEFSEEWFKKAGITLFLNTTVEKIDTKKQVVVAKKADAILEQPYDSLIIATGAKPWLPPIRDIYQNGKLVQGIHILRTIDDAKQISLFVKKGKKAVIVGAGLIGLEMADCLHKKGMDVTIVEALSSILPNTLDGDMSELVLKNLISNVTLHLNSLAVKVESREDKINKVVVRNNENGEEKKIDADLLIIATGCKPDVVLAKNVGCTIGKTGGIVVNDKSETTVRNIYAVGDCTEYKDFVTKQPLLIGLGSIGVRQGIAAGVNAAGGDYKLPDGVLQTCTSEFFGLEIAAVGPIMNHIQNQSLVSGKFSGLSLPEYYPGGKPITLKVVVNQEDGKILSAQAVGYNVAQRINTLACAILAGMDIETFRKLETAYAPPIAPTLDAVTLVCDIVSLKLARRK
- a CDS encoding DNA repair exonuclease, giving the protein MMKILHVADTHLGYSAYRRVNEEGLNQREVDTYDAFEQFIDYALKSKPDLIIHAGDLFDSVRPTNRAITFAIHQILRLSKREIPFVVIAGNHEHPKLRETGHIFSILDHIENVYPVYNSCYEIIPFEINNEKIVIHAMPQTVTKNEFEDNLKKIKTDKSSDYNILVAHGGVKGIKEFSMNEFNELIIPTQYLKKDFDYIALGHYHKYVKLSENTFYSGSTERFTFSDAGEKKGFIEIELGSGKNKNNFISLKNRPMINLEPIDCSNITLDQVMNKIKKTIKEIEPSGKIFRIILENIPSHVYRGIDFSTIREISSEAVHYEIKANVIKEGESKAVETSKIDALTNEFELFLRKQNIEDKEALLKLGLDYIQKIESREEKK